taaatttataaaacattttaaatatttataattttaaaaatttaatgaagttttaaatattataaatattttaactttataaaaagtttaaatattataaatatttaaaaatatattaatacagGACGGTAGACTACGGGTGAAATCgtagatataacaatcaaaatacaattataaagtttggatcgatattaaaagtgttttgaagtttcaaatattacaaatatttgaactttataagaaaacaagaaaatgatatttaattttacgaGACGGGGTTATATGAGTGGACGGGTTTGAGTCAATATTAATACGGAATGGTATATACTATGGGTGAAATCTTAGAATTAACAATcgaaatacaattatacaaatttaaaaactaaccaaaactaacaatattaacaaaagttaaaatttcaaatcttttagttataaaaatcgTTCCCAGTTGTAtcatacataaaacaaacaatagcATATATCTATAGAtcatcttaaaaacaaaactttaatttttgataaaaatataggtACATGATATACCTCGTAATAtgatattcatatataaataatattaactaaaataaattttttaactttctaacaaaaatatcaacctgcggtgtaccgcgggtcaGTCTCTggtaagagaagaaaatatacttcgatttctttttttttttctaattaaaccaaatataacaaattaaatatacaatattaatttTCACTTTACACATTACACATTCATTAGATAATACaagttttaaatctttattatctctaaaaaaaacccaaaccacaaattaaaaaaataaaatacagaattttaataaaaaactaatatacaacaaatatcaaaatataaaacatgaaTTACCCAAGCTTTACATAGATAAAAATTATGTGTCaagaatatattattcatatacaaataataattattataaaaaacatCTATAACTTTTCAATGAACATATAcacccgcggtgtaccgcgggtcaaTATCTAGTAGctataaaaattgtatttatggTTATAAATTGTAAAACACTGTTGATACGGTACATGATGATGGCTTAAAAAATCCAGTTGAAGAGTCAATTTATCTTTAATCctaaatgattttgaaagtTCAATCTTTTCTAATCACAACAGCTAAAGCTGATTAAGTTAAACTGGAAAATATGATTAACGGCTATTTTGTATCAAGTCATAGCATGATCGAGATTTAATATTCACGTTTAGTTCGTACAATGTTCACGTTTAGTTCGTATCAGATTACGTGCGAGGAAGTAAAGAAGGCAAGTCAAAGAAGACGACAAACTATTTATTATGTTCAAAACCTAAAACGAAGAAGacaaactaaagaaaatgGCGCTCTTAAtattcatcttcctcctctgtttccctatctccatcttctttatcttcttcaccaagaAATCTTCTTCAGAATTTGGTTTCAAGTCGTATCCAATCGTCGGAAGCTTTCCTGGTCTTGTGAATAACCGTCACCGATTCCTCGACTGGACGGTGGAGACTCTTTCTCGATGTCCAACCCAAACGGCGATTTTCCGGCGACCAGGGAAGCAACAACTCATCATGACGGCGAATCCATCTAACGTCGAGTATATGCTCAAGACCAAATTCGAGAGCTTCCCTAAAGGCCAACAGTTTACTTCGGTTCTTGAGGATTTTCTCGGCCACGGGATTTTTAATTCCGATGGTGATATGTGgtggaaacagaggaagacGGCGAGCTACGAATTTAGTACTAAATCTCTCCGTGACTTTGTTATGAGCAACGTCACCGTCGAAATCAACACCAGGCTTGTTCCGGTGTTAGTAGAAGCTGCAACCACCGGAAAGTTGATAGATCTCCAAGACATATTGGAGCGATTCGCGTTCGATAACATCTGTAAATTAGCTTTCAATGTTGATTGCGCTTGTCTCGGCCACGACGGAGCGGTCGGTGTAAACTTCATGCGGGCCTTCGAAACCGCTGCGACGATTATATCGCAGCGGTTTCGGTCGGTGGCTTCGTGTGCATGGAGgattaaaaagaaacttaaCATTGGATCAGAGAGAGTTCTGAGAGAATCAATCGCGACCGTCCATAAATTCGCAGACGAGATCGTGCGTAACAGGATTGATCAAGGAAGATCAAGTGACCACAAGGAAGATTTGCTTTCTCGGTTTATCAGCAAGGAGGAGATGAATTCGCCGGAGATACTCCGTGACATTGTCATAAGTTTCATCCTCGCGGGACGAGACACGACTTCCTCTGCTTTGAGCTGGTTCTTTTGGTTACTCTCTATGCATCCAGAGGTGGAAGATAAGATTCTGCAAGAGCTAAACTCGATTCGCGCACGAACTGGGAAGCGAATCGGGGAAGTTTACGGGTTTGAACATCTTAAGATGATGAATTATCTTCACGCTGCTATAACTGAATCTTTAAGATTGTATCCACCTGTGCCAGTGGACATAAAGAGTTGTGCTGAGGACAATGTATTGCCTGATGGGACATTTGTAGGTAAAGGTTGGGCAATAACCTATAACATATTTGCAATGGGAAGGATGGAGAGTATTTGGGGGAAAGATTGTGATCGTTTTGATCCTGAGAGGTGGATTGATGAAACAAATGGTTGTTTTAGAGGTGAGGATCCTTCTAAGTTTCCTGCGTTTCATGCTGGACCAAGGATGTGTGTAGGGAAGGATATGGCTTATATTCAAATGAAATCGATAGTCGCTGCGGTTTTAGAGCGGTTTGTGGTTGAGGTTCCAGGGAAGGAGCGTCCTGAGATTCTATTGTCGATGACACTTAGAATCAAAGGAGGTTTGTTTGCGAGGGTACAAGAGAGATCTTGAGTTACTTGTTGGAGAAGCAACATTTGtttgctcttctcttttcgcttttttttttttgaaatgcatgtaaaatttattaaacccaaaaccttGTTACAATGAATGTTTCCATTTGTTTGCTCTTCTCATATCTTAAAATGTCCACATTTGCACTACAAGAAATATCTACATTATtagtaagagaaaaaaactattaaatatcatcaatagCGTTTTCATAAACGATAGTGTTAAAAGTATGATTCAACCTTGAGACTCTAAATCATCATGgagaaaaacatgaagaagCAGAGTAACGTTTGGTAAAGCCTCTACAGCAACTAGAGTATTGGAATGACATGTTCAAGTGAAAGCTTCTAGTTCAAAGAGAGACTCTCAAGGGAATAAGGGAAAAGTCACACGTGTGGGTTAATACGTGTGAAAGTTTGTTATTCACAGAGCTCACCGCTTTAGTTTCTCTTGGTTACTAGAGTCGAGAGGTGAGTGTAATCAAAACAGATTCTTATCCTCAATTCTGGGTTCTTGGTGAgagttagagagagagaagtgagagagagtaattctcaggtttcttcttgttctttatcttcttcttcttcatcttcttagAGAGAGATTTGTAAACGAGAGTTGGTGAGAGATCTCCATTGAAGAGCACCATTGTAACCTCTTAAAACATTAGATAGTGGATTTGGCTTGTGAGGAGCAAATCCTCACCGAGACGTACCTCAACGTTGCGAATTGCAACAGAGGGAACTCGTAAATCTCGTGttcttagtttcttctttatctcgTAATTGTAACAATCGAAGAAAGCAAATTGGTGTTAAATCGAATCTGATTTACAACAGATAGCGTTTTTTCCGTATGCTATGATAGATTATTCTACTATAGCattagtaaaacaaataaatggcGCTTTCATGCTTAACATCTCATGCATCTGCATGTATAACTATTCTACAACCCGATAATGAAGCAGAGAAGACAATGGTGCACGTTAATTAATATGAATCtcacgtttttattttgtggtcTACgtgtttaatttaataatctaCGTGATTATTAATTCTactttattactttttaataaattatcgAACCCCCAATCTCACCTCTCCcttaattctttttctataaGGCTAAGTGGCTAACCATGCTCAACGAATTATTTTTCCAAAGTTTTACTGTTTGACTATGCCGTAATaaacaaagtttcaaaataaaatattattgtgcCACTCCTGATGAGAGgatgttgttgatgataaCAACCATCGTGGATCTCCACTTTCACATGTGGTACAATACAATAAAGGATGACGATACACACAACTGTTGTGCATGTaagttttctctataaaaaaaaaaacaattgtgatTAAAAATTATGGCTGACTTATCCTTAAACATTTCTCCAGGTTGTCCGTATATGAAAGAATTGTGTGATAATATGATACGAGTCATATGAATACAATTAACAGGCTGTTAGTGAATTGAAATAGATTTAGTACAATAAGACAAAAGATTTTACTTCGATCTACTTAAGAGAAAAGTGTTTGTGTATTTGGAAGCTACAAATACGTTATTAACTCAAAGAATCCGATGCCAGCGATATTGTATTTTGAGTGATCTCCTATTAGattgctttttaaaaaaatacattatttctCTTCAATCGATTACGTTTGGAACACGTCAAACAACCACCAAGTTAAAACTAGGTTATTGCAGAAACtgagcaacaacaaaaaaaaaaaaaaaatggaggaagaaCTGAAGAGCTTCGTTAAAGTATGGGGTTCTGCAATAATCTCTATCTCTTACTGTTACTATATACCATCGAAGATCAAAAACGGTGTTCATCGATTactttaattttatcaaaCTTAATTAGACTATAATTACTTTGAgttatttgaatttaatttattttaacttaatttaataagatttattttaatttaattatattttattttaatgtatgtatgtttttaaacttaattttataagatttattttaatttaattatataatattttattttaacttaattttataagatttattcAAATCTAATtcagtttaatttatttaatcaagtttaatttaaattaatttattttttttatatttaaattatattttttatcaCTAAGTTGTTCGTTTGCTTATCGATGGATTCAACGACCAATCTTAGCGACTAATCGCAAAAACATGCTATTGATCACTAAAATTTAGCGAATGAAAATTACAGTCGCTGGTCGCTGTCAACTTTCGCTGCAATTTGTCGCTGAACCAACGACgggaaaataaacaatttttggTTGCTGTATTACAAAGATAGAAAAGgatcgatgaagaagatgaagatcgAGAGAGTTTGTTACGGAAAGAGAAAGTTCTCATTCATCTTAATAATTACACTGTACAATTACTCTGTTATATACAAGTGTGGTATAAGATCTAACCAATACTAAACcgaacaaatataattaatctaaACCGGCCTATGTACTCCAATAGTCCCCCTCAAGATGAGGCATAGATGTTGTGTAGACTCATCTTGGACAGTAAATGAGTGAACTGGTGAGGGAATAGAGGTTTGGTAAGAATGTCAGCTACCTGGTCTTCTGTTTTGACATGTAGAAGCTTCAGCTGACCATTATCAAGCTTGTCTCGAACCGTGTGGCAGTCGATTTCGATATGCTTGGTGCGCTCATGAAAGACAGGGTTGATGGCAATGTATACGGCTGCTGTACTGTCCGAGTATAGAATGGGAACAGAAGTAGCAACCCGTAAAGCTATAAGCAAAGTGAACAACCATGCCATTTCACAAGAAGCCAGAGCCAAAGCTCTATATTCTGCTTCAGCAGATGACCGAGAAACAGTGGGTTGTTTCTTCGAGCGCCAGGAGATTAGAGAAGAGCCAACAAACATGGTGAAACCAGTTGTAGATCTCCGACTATCTGGGCAAGTACCCCAATCTGCATCTGTGTAACCCTTCAATGTAAGATCAGAATCTGCAGAGTAGAAAAGGCCTTGACCCACTGTACCCTTAATGTACTGCAAAACTTTATACACAGCTGTAAGATGAGATGTTCTTGGAGCAGAAGAAAACTGACAAAGCTTGTTTACAGCAAAGGTAATATCCGGACGTGTAATGGTGAGATACATCAAACGACCAACCAAGCTTCTATACATTTCAGCATCTTCTAACAAAACACCATCTGCCTTGGATAATCTCAGATTTGGTGTCATAGGTATAGTAGACGGTTTACAGTCTAACATACCAGCAGAAGTAAGCAATTCCAAAGCATATTTTCTTTGACAAAGAGAAATACCTTCAGTGGTGCGAGCAACTTCCAGACCCAAAAAATACTTCAGTGGTCCCAGCTCTCTCAGTTTGAAGCTTTCTTTTAATGCCTCTGTTAATGAAATAGCAAGAGACTCCGTGGTACTAGCTATGACAATGTCATCAACATACACCAAGAGGGCAATAAAATCTGAACCTTGACAACGAACAAACAATGTGTGATCTCCCTGTTGTTTCATAAAACCAAGTTTCAGCAAAGACTCAGAAAATTTCTTGAACCACTGACGAGATGCTTGCTTCAGACCATAAATAGACTTCTTTAGCCTGCAAACAGCATTAGGAGGTAAGGAGTCCCCCTTAATATCAGCATAACCATCAGGaagtttcatataaatttcttCGTCCAAGTCACCATTGAGAAACGCATTAGAAATATCAAGCTGATTCAGAAACCACTGTTTAGAAGCTGAGACCTTCAACAATAACTTGACTGTAGCCATCTTAGCCACAGGAGAAAAAGTTTCTGTATAGTCTAACCATATTACAAAGATAGAAAAGgatcgatgaagaagatgaagatcgAGAGAGTTTGTTACGGAAAGAGAAAGTTCTCATTCATCTTAATAATTACACTGTACAATTACTCTGTTATATACAAGTGTGGTATAAGATCTAACCAATACTAAACcgaacaaatataattaatctaaACCGGCCTATGTACTCCAATATGCTGTCGCTGCTTTCAGTCACCAGTGACAGGCAAACGAACATTGCATTTTTAAATCATAACAATTGGAGACGATGATTTAACCGGTAATTCTGATGATTTAGTGACTATAGCTCCATTGTAAGAAATGACATAATTGTGACGCTTTTTTAGTCATTACTAGTAACGAATTAGTAACTATATTTTCGCTTTCAAATGTGACAGAAATGTGATGTTTGATAGTCACAAAATATGACGATTTTTTGACGATTTTTTTAGTCGATAAATGTGATGATTAAGTAACGATTTTTTAATCATCACTAGTAATGATTCAATAACTATATTTTCGTTTTAATTAGTGACAGAACTGTGACATTTTGTTAGTCACGATATATGACGGTTTTAAAACTCTCATTATAGTCGGTAAATATGAcggtattattttttttttaacaccaaaccaaatatattagattataAGAGTATTACATAATAATACATGATACATGAACCTATTCAAATACAaccattaaataaaataatggaaATTATACACAATTTCGATGAAAATGTGGAAGTGACCCTGCTTTCCAAACGGAAGTCTTACAGGCAACAGATGAAATCTGTTAAGTCCCCTTGTCATATACTCGTAAAAGGCTAATATTTTATAGATGAAACTCCCAAATGCTTTCTGCATCACTTTGATTAATCGAACACACCGATATATTGCTTGAGATGAATCTCGATCATGTCTTTTATAACACTCTATCCATCGTCGCCGGTTAGTGatcatgatttctttt
This sequence is a window from Arabidopsis thaliana chromosome 1 sequence. Protein-coding genes within it:
- the CYP94D1 gene encoding cytochrome P450, family 94, subfamily D, polypeptide 1 (''cytochrome P450, family 94, subfamily D, polypeptide 1'' (CYP94D1); FUNCTIONS IN: electron carrier activity, monooxygenase activity, iron ion binding, oxygen binding, heme binding; INVOLVED IN: oxidation reduction; LOCATED IN: endomembrane system; CONTAINS InterPro DOMAIN/s: Cytochrome P450 (InterPro:IPR001128), Cytochrome P450, E-class, group I (InterPro:IPR002401), Cytochrome P450, conserved site (InterPro:IPR017972); BEST Arabidopsis thaliana protein match is: cytochrome P450, family 94, subfamily D, polypeptide 2 (TAIR:AT3G56630.1); Has 28664 Blast hits to 28574 proteins in 1494 species: Archae - 44; Bacteria - 2718; Metazoa - 10657; Fungi - 6200; Plants - 7985; Viruses - 3; Other Eukaryotes - 1057 (source: NCBI BLink).), yielding MALLIFIFLLCFPISIFFIFFTKKSSSEFGFKSYPIVGSFPGLVNNRHRFLDWTVETLSRCPTQTAIFRRPGKQQLIMTANPSNVEYMLKTKFESFPKGQQFTSVLEDFLGHGIFNSDGDMWWKQRKTASYEFSTKSLRDFVMSNVTVEINTRLVPVLVEAATTGKLIDLQDILERFAFDNICKLAFNVDCACLGHDGAVGVNFMRAFETAATIISQRFRSVASCAWRIKKKLNIGSERVLRESIATVHKFADEIVRNRIDQGRSSDHKEDLLSRFISKEEMNSPEILRDIVISFILAGRDTTSSALSWFFWLLSMHPEVEDKILQELNSIRARTGKRIGEVYGFEHLKMMNYLHAAITESLRLYPPVPVDIKSCAEDNVLPDGTFVGKGWAITYNIFAMGRMESIWGKDCDRFDPERWIDETNGCFRGEDPSKFPAFHAGPRMCVGKDMAYIQMKSIVAAVLERFVVEVPGKERPEILLSMTLRIKGGLFARVQERS